One window of the Piliocolobus tephrosceles isolate RC106 chromosome 17, ASM277652v3, whole genome shotgun sequence genome contains the following:
- the ZNF213 gene encoding zinc finger protein 213 isoform X1, with protein sequence MAAPLEPQDQTPGEGEGLLIVKVEDSSWEQESAQHEDSRDSEACRQRFRQFCYGDVHGPHEAFSQLWELCCRWLRPELRTKEQILELLVLEQFLTVLPGEIQGWVREQHPGSGEEAVALVEDLQKQPLKAWPQDVPLEEAEPEAAGQGSQAKGPPPMVGARRRPSVPQEQHSHSAQPPALLKEGRTRETTDTCFVSGVHGPVALGDIPFYFSREEWGTLDPAQRDLFWDIKRENSRTTTLGLGLKGQNEKSRLEEVVPVLPGQTGSDVTVSWSPEEAEAWESENRPRAALGPVVGARRGRPPTRRRQFRDLAAEKPHSCGQCGKRFRWGSDLARHQRTHTGEKPHKCPECDKSFRSSSDLVRHQGVHTGEKPFSCSECGKSFSRSAYLADHQRIHTGEKPFGCSDCGKSFSLRSYLLDHRRVHTGERPFGCGECDKSFKQRAHLIAHQSLHAKMAQPVG encoded by the exons ATGGCAGCCCCCTTGGAGCCCCAGGACCAGACccctggggagggagaagggctTCTGATTGTGAAAGTGGAAGATTCTTCCTGGGAACAGGAATCTGCCCAGCATGAGGACAGCAGGGATTCCGAAGCCTGCCGCCAGCGCTTCCGGCAGTTCTGCTATGGGGATGTGCATGGGCCTCACGAAGCCTTCAGCCAGCTCTGGGAGCTCTGCTGCCGCTGGTTGCGGCCCGAGTTGCGCACCAAGGAGCAGATCCTGGAGCTGCTGGTGCTGGAGCAGTTCCTGACGGTGCTGCCAGGGGAGATCCAGGGCTGGGTGCGCGAGCAGCACCCAGGAAGTGGCGAGGAGGCTGTCGCCTTGGTGGAGGACCTACAGAAGCAGCCATTGAAAGCCTGGCCGCAG GATGTGCCCTTGGAGGAGGCGGAACCCGAGGCTGCAGGCCAGGGATCTCAGGCCAAGGGGCCTCCCCCGATGGTGGGGGCACGGAGGCGGCCATCTGTTCCCCAAGAGCAGCACAGCCATAGCG CCCAGCCTCCTGCTCTTCTTAAAGAGGGGCGTACCAGAGAGACGACGGACACCTGCTTTGTCTCTGGGGTCCAT GGACCTGTGGCATTGGGAgacattccattctatttctccCGGGAAGAATGGGGCACCCTGGACCCTGCTCAGCGGGATCTCTTCTGGGACATAAAGCGGGAGAACTCCCGGACCACCACCCTGG GTTTGGGGCTCAAAGGCCAAAATGAGAAGTCCCGGCTGGAGGAGGTGGTGCCGGTGCTGCCGGGCCAGACAGGCAGCGACGTGACTGTATCCTGGAGCccggaggaggctgaggcctgggagAGTGAGAACCGGCCGAGGGCGGCCCTGGGCCCAGTGGTGGGTGCGCGACGGGGGCGGCCACCCACTCGCCGGCGCCAGTTCCGGGACCTGGCAGCCGAGAAGCCACACAGCTGCGGGCAGTGTGGAAAGCGCTTCCGCTGGGGCTCGGACCTGGCGCGGCACCAGCGCACGCACACGGGCGAGAAGCCGCACAAGTGCCCCGAGTGCGACAAGAGCTTCCGCAGCTCCTCGGACCTGGTGCGCCACCAAGGCGTGCACACGGGCGAGAAGCCCTTCTCCTGTTCCGAGTGCGGCAAGAGCTTCAGCCGCAGCGCCTACCTGGCTGACCACCAGCGCATCCACACGGGCGAGAAGCCTTTCGGCTGCAGCGACTGCGGCAAGAGCTTCTCGCTGCGCTCCTACCTGCTGGACCATCGGCGCGTGCACACCGGTGAGCGGCCCTTCGGCTGCGGAGAGTGCGACAAGAGCTTCAAGCAGCGCGCGCACCTCATCGCGCATCAGAGCCTGCACGCCAAGATGGCCCAGCCCGTGGGGTGA
- the ZNF213 gene encoding zinc finger protein 213 isoform X2: MAAPLEPQDQTPGEGEGLLIVKVEDSSWEQESAQHEDSRDSEACRQRFRQFCYGDVHGPHEAFSQLWELCCRWLRPELRTKEQILELLVLEQFLTVLPGEIQGWVREQHPGSGEEAVALVEDLQKQPLKAWPQDVPLEEAEPEAAGQGSQAKGPPPMVGARRRPSVPQEQHSHSGLGLKGQNEKSRLEEVVPVLPGQTGSDVTVSWSPEEAEAWESENRPRAALGPVVGARRGRPPTRRRQFRDLAAEKPHSCGQCGKRFRWGSDLARHQRTHTGEKPHKCPECDKSFRSSSDLVRHQGVHTGEKPFSCSECGKSFSRSAYLADHQRIHTGEKPFGCSDCGKSFSLRSYLLDHRRVHTGERPFGCGECDKSFKQRAHLIAHQSLHAKMAQPVG; encoded by the exons ATGGCAGCCCCCTTGGAGCCCCAGGACCAGACccctggggagggagaagggctTCTGATTGTGAAAGTGGAAGATTCTTCCTGGGAACAGGAATCTGCCCAGCATGAGGACAGCAGGGATTCCGAAGCCTGCCGCCAGCGCTTCCGGCAGTTCTGCTATGGGGATGTGCATGGGCCTCACGAAGCCTTCAGCCAGCTCTGGGAGCTCTGCTGCCGCTGGTTGCGGCCCGAGTTGCGCACCAAGGAGCAGATCCTGGAGCTGCTGGTGCTGGAGCAGTTCCTGACGGTGCTGCCAGGGGAGATCCAGGGCTGGGTGCGCGAGCAGCACCCAGGAAGTGGCGAGGAGGCTGTCGCCTTGGTGGAGGACCTACAGAAGCAGCCATTGAAAGCCTGGCCGCAG GATGTGCCCTTGGAGGAGGCGGAACCCGAGGCTGCAGGCCAGGGATCTCAGGCCAAGGGGCCTCCCCCGATGGTGGGGGCACGGAGGCGGCCATCTGTTCCCCAAGAGCAGCACAGCCATAGCG GTTTGGGGCTCAAAGGCCAAAATGAGAAGTCCCGGCTGGAGGAGGTGGTGCCGGTGCTGCCGGGCCAGACAGGCAGCGACGTGACTGTATCCTGGAGCccggaggaggctgaggcctgggagAGTGAGAACCGGCCGAGGGCGGCCCTGGGCCCAGTGGTGGGTGCGCGACGGGGGCGGCCACCCACTCGCCGGCGCCAGTTCCGGGACCTGGCAGCCGAGAAGCCACACAGCTGCGGGCAGTGTGGAAAGCGCTTCCGCTGGGGCTCGGACCTGGCGCGGCACCAGCGCACGCACACGGGCGAGAAGCCGCACAAGTGCCCCGAGTGCGACAAGAGCTTCCGCAGCTCCTCGGACCTGGTGCGCCACCAAGGCGTGCACACGGGCGAGAAGCCCTTCTCCTGTTCCGAGTGCGGCAAGAGCTTCAGCCGCAGCGCCTACCTGGCTGACCACCAGCGCATCCACACGGGCGAGAAGCCTTTCGGCTGCAGCGACTGCGGCAAGAGCTTCTCGCTGCGCTCCTACCTGCTGGACCATCGGCGCGTGCACACCGGTGAGCGGCCCTTCGGCTGCGGAGAGTGCGACAAGAGCTTCAAGCAGCGCGCGCACCTCATCGCGCATCAGAGCCTGCACGCCAAGATGGCCCAGCCCGTGGGGTGA
- the LOC116418514 gene encoding uncharacterized protein LOC116418514 codes for MPRSIGTGAHSIPAPSALTPHSAPHSIGTNAPLYRHWCPTPLSLTSSSIGTNTSLHHHYVQLHRRWRPSPSALGKYDVRGPKAALMLISPGVVAAAVTALEDVFQALGFESWERRQVPVQGFLEKLAGFRERLDAHRHPVGCALVALVAPRGQLRQPQQLVRELSGCRALRGCPKVFLLLSSGPGSVLESGAFLAGLRELCGRSPHWSLVQLLTELLRKVTEESAGGTCCPVLRSSLRGALCLGGVEPWRPELAPGPNTQYDLSKTRAALLLAVIQGRPGARHDVEALGGLCRALGFETTVRTDPTAQAFQEELAQFQKQLDTCRGPVSCVLVALMAHGGLRGQLLGADGQEVQPEALMQELSRCRVLWGRPKVFLLQACRGGNRDAGVGPTALPWYWSWLRAPPSVPSHADVLQIYAEAQGSSCRGVPPGRSDQADTLTVYSAAEGYVAYRDDKGSDFIQTLVEVLRANPGRDLLELLTEVNRRVCEQDVLGPDCDELRKACLEIRSSLRHRLCLQP; via the exons ATGCCCCGCTCCATCGGCACTGGTGCCCACTCCATCCCCGCTCCATCGGCACTAACGCCCCACTCGGCGCCCCACTCCATCGGCACTAATGCCCCGCTCTATCGGCACTGGTGCCCCACTCCATTGTCACTAACGTCCAGCTCTATTGGCACTAACACCTCGCTGCATCATCACTACGTCCAACTCCATCGGCGCTGGCGCCCCTCTCCATCGGCGCTG GGGAAGTACGACGTCCGGGGTCCAAAGGCAGCCCTGATGCTCATCAGCCCTGGGGTGGTGGCCGCTGCAGTCACTGCCCTGGAGGACGTGTTCCAGGCCCTGGGCTTTGAGAGCTGGGAAAGGAGGCAGGTCCCGGTCCAG GGCTTCCTCGAGAAGCTGGCTGGGTTCCGGGAGCGGCTGGATGCCCACAGGCACCCTGTGGGGTGTGCCTTAGTGGCCTTAGTGGCCCCCAGAGGGCAGCTGAGGCAGCCACAGCAGTTGGTCCGGGAGCTGAGTGGCTGCAGGGCCCTGCGGGGCTGCCCCAAAGTCTTCCTGCTGCTCTCGAGTGGCCCTGGGT CTGTCCTGGAGTCCGGAGCCTTCCTTGCTGGCCTGAGAGAGCTCTGTGGCCGCTCTCCTCACTGGTCCCTGGTGCAGCTGCTGACGGAG CTCCTCCGCAAGGTGACTGAAGAGTCCGCAGGGGGCACCTGCTGCCCTGTCCTTCGGAGCTCCTTGCGGGGGGCACTGTGCCTGGGAGGCGTGGAGCCCTGGAGGCCTGAG CTGGCCCCCGGTCCCAACACACAGTATGACCTGTCCAAGACCAGGGCTGCCCTCCTCCTGGCTGTGATCCAAGGCCGGCCTGGGGCCCGGCATGATGTGGAGGCGCTGGGGGGCCTCTGCCGGGCCCTGGGCTTTGAGACCACCGTGAGAACGGACCCTACAGCCCAG GCTTTCCAGGAGGAGCTGGCCCAGTTCCAGAAGCAACTGGACACCTGCAGGGGCCCTGTGAGCTGTGTCCTTGTGGCCCTGATGGCCCATGGGGGACTACGGGGTCAGCTGCTGGGGGCTGACGGGCAAGAGGTACAGCCCGAGGCACTGATGCAGGAGCTGAGCCGCTGCCGGGTGCTGTGGGGTCGCCCCAAGGTCTTCCTGCTACAGGCCTGCCGTGGGG GAAACAGGGATGCTGGTGTGGGGCCCACAGCTCTCCCCTGGTACTGGAGCTGGCTGCGGGCACCTCCATCTGTTCCCTCCCATGCAGATGTCCTGCAGATCTATGCTGAGGCCCAAG GCAGCTCCTGCAGGGGCGTCCCTCCAGGGAGATCTGACCAAGCAGACACCCTGACGGTCTACTCAGCCGCCGAGG GCTATGTGGCCTATCGCGATGACAAGGGCTCAGACTTTATCCAGACACTGGTGGAGGTCCTCAGAGCCAACCCCGGGAGAGACCTTCTGGAGTTGCTGACTGAG GTCAACAGGCGGGTGTGTGAGCAGGACGTGCTGGGCCCTGACTGCGATGAACTCCGCAAAGCCTGCCTGGAGATCCGCAGCTCGCTCCGGCACCGGCTCTGCCTCCAGCCCTGA